In a genomic window of Gossypium arboreum isolate Shixiya-1 chromosome 9, ASM2569848v2, whole genome shotgun sequence:
- the LOC108456385 gene encoding beta-1,2-xylosyltransferase XYXT1-like, with protein MHVVLFKGNKMGEKITYETIFARSFSRYDQKKLGYGAFLGCLLIALSFCIVFKPYLGPLPVLNMRMSMDVGLNMLRIMDSFSSEKLRGGDISSSMTTIVTETSSSEIEMVEESDTTGTNETISNGTKVINNKNSSQQKEMKTVCHVEESTEFCEMNGDIRVDGKSSTVFVAVDTMVANSSWVIGPYARRGDEEAFKRVTKWSIKSGVDAYEEAPQCDQRHNVPAIIFSTGGYAGNNFHDYTDIVLPLYLTSRQFDGEVKFLITDKNPWWIEKFRNILQKLSRYELVDINKEVNIHCFTSVIVGLKRYPKELKIDPSKSPYSMKEFRQFLRSAYSLKKENAINMKDNGGKKRPRLLIVSRKSTRAFTNTNAISGMATRLGYEVVVTEVDSHVARVAEMVNSCDVMMGVHGAGLTNMVFLPENAILIQVIPIGGFEWLAKTDFGEPSKDMNLRYIGYKIKTEESSLIQQYPPDHEVLNDPYAVQKRGWYEFKSIYLQKQNVNLDVDRIRATLLRALELLHQ; from the exons ATGCATGTAGTTTTATTCAAAGGAAATAAAATGGGTGAGAAAATAACGTATGAGACCATTTTTGCTAGAAGCTTTAGCCGCTATGACCAAAAGAAGTTAGGATATGGAGCATTTCTTGGTTGTTTGCTCATTGCATTGAGCTTCTGCATTGTCTTCAAGCCTTACTTGGGTCCTCTTCCAGTTC TAAATATGAGGATGTCAATGGATGTTGGTCTCAACATGTTACGGATTATGGATTCATTCAGCTCTGAGAAGCTAAGGGGTGGTGATATAAGCAGTTCCATGACAACAATTGTGACCGAAACAAGCAGTTCTGAGATTGAAATGGTGGAGGAAAGTGATACAACCGGTACTAACGAAACAATAAGCAATGGCACCAAGGTGATCAATAATAAAAACAGCAGTCAGCAAAAGGAGATGAAGACAGTTTGCCATGTAGAAGAAAGCACAGAATTTTGTGAGATGAATGGAGATATAAGAGTTGATGGAAAATCTTCTACAGTTTTCGTGGCTGTTGATACCATGGTAGCAAATAGCTCGTGGGTTATCGGCCCTTATGCTCGAAGAGGAGACGAAGAGGCATTTAAACGTGTAACCAAATGGTCTATAAAATCAGGTGTCGATGCCTATGAAGAAGCACCTCAATGCGATCAAAGGCATAACGTTCCAGCCATCATTTTCTCCACCGGAGGATATGCAGGAAACAATTTCCATGACTACACCGACATCGTGCTTCCTCTATATTTAACTTCTCGACAGTTTGATGGAGAAGTGAAGTTTCTCATTACTGATAAAAATCCATGGTGGATTGAAAAGTTCCGAAATATACTACAGAAGCTTTCTAGATATGAGTTGGTCGACATTAATAAAGAAGTAAACATTCATTGTTTCACAAGTGTGATAGTTGGCCTAAAGCGTTATCCTAAAGAGCTGAAGATTGATCCATCAAAATCACCTTATTCCATGAAAGAGTTCAGGCAGTTTTTGAGAAGTGCTTATTCCTTGAAAAAAGAAAACGCCATCAACATGAAGGATAATGGTGGGAAGAAAAGGCCTAGGCTTCTCATTGTTTCAAGAAAGAGTACTCGAGCATTTACAAATACGAACGCCATTTCTGGGATGGCAACAAGGTTAGGCTACGAAGTAGTGGTAACGGAGGTGGATTCGCATGTAGCACGAGTTGCAGAAATGGTGAATTCGTGTGACGTAATGATGGGAGTCCATGGAGCTGGGTTGACCAACATGGTTTTTCTCCCTGAGAATGCAATTTTGATACAAGTTATTCCTATCGGAGGGTTCGAATGGTTGGCCAAAACCGATTTCGGAGAGCCATCCAAGGACATGAACCTAAGATATATTGGATATAAAATTAAAACGGAAGAGAGTAGCTTGATACAACAATATCCACCGGATCATGAGGTATTGAACGATCCGTATGCCGTACAGAAACGGGGTTGGTATGAATTCAAGTCCATATATTTGCAGAAACAGAATGTGAACCTTGATGTGGATAGGATTAGAGCCACTTTGTTAAGAGCACTTGAGCTCTTACATCAgtaa